In the genome of Oncorhynchus clarkii lewisi isolate Uvic-CL-2024 unplaced genomic scaffold, UVic_Ocla_1.0 unplaced_contig_3712_pilon_pilon, whole genome shotgun sequence, one region contains:
- the LOC139395924 gene encoding myelin expression factor 2-like: MADIVQEIIEPIEAETEGTSQDGTNGLKIEPEEDEVLGEDVPAEEEDLGLGDDEVLGDEVLGDDDTPLDGDPIDDAPINDAETLADDPNDSPATAPTQNTKSELKEKMSGGGRKGNRFHPYKEKQVTGDKKGGGGGHRNRVFISNIPYDTKWQAIKDLMREKVGEVTYVELFKDAEGKSRGCGVVEFKDEEFVKKAIEVMNKYDLNGRPLNIMADPDGERARRVLQRTGGMYPGGGGRGQEGGPGGVGVPPSIANNPNVPHEVISSLRVGRLGTTVFVANLDFKVGWKKLKEVFGMAGTVKRADVKEDKDGKSRGMGTVTFEQALEAVQAISMFNGQMLFDRQMHVKMDDKSMPADDFHPVEKAPQLPRGLGGIGMGLGPGGQPINANRLSGGGGMGNMGPAGMEGGPGYGGMSRLGGFGGMDSMGGFGARDMGRMGDMSYRSGGMGGGMDRDFGRSDMSMSRGFGDSFGGMGGGYGGDMSSFGMGPIGGGLGGLGSRSMERMGSGYDRMGGGMAMSRGFGGYGGGAMSDRAKGGCQIFVRNLSYDLTWQKLKEKFSVCGQVMFAEIKMEGGKSKGCGTVRFDSPESANQACRMMNGTKISGREVDVRIDRNA, translated from the exons ATGGCAGATATTGTCCAGGAAATTATTGAACCCATTGAGGCTGAGACAGAGGGAACATCTCAGGATGGCACGAATGGCCTGAAAAT AGAGCCGGAAGAAGACGAGGTTCTTGGTGAAGATGTCCCTGCAGAAGAAGAGGACCTAGGCCTGGGTGATGATGAGGTCCTTGGAGATGAGGTCCTTGGTGATGATGATACCCCTCTCGATGGTGACCCTATCGATGACGCTCCTATCAATGATGCCGAAACCCTTGCAGATGACCCTAATGATTCCCCTGCAACCGCCCCAACCCAAAATACTAAGTCTGAGCTCAAAGAAAAGATGTCCGGAGGAGGCCGCAAAGGGAACCGCTTCCACCCCTACAAAGAGAAGCAGGTCACTGGAGACAAGAAGGGCGGAGGAGGGGGTCACAGGAACCGTGTGTTCATTAGCAATATCCCCTATGACACGAAGTGGCAGGCTATTAAAGATCTGATGAGAGAGAAAG TTGGTGAGGTTACATACGTGGAGCTCTTTAAGGATGCTGAAGGAAAGTCAAGG GGATGTGG TGTTGTGGAGTTCAAAGATGAGGAGTTTGTGAAGAAGGCCATAGAAGTCATGAACAAATATGATCTGAATGGAAGACCCCTCAATATCATGGCG GATCCTGATGGTGAGCGTGCTCGGCGTGTGCTGCAGCGTACAGGGGGGATGTACCctggagggggaggcagggggcagGAGGGGGGaccgggtggtgtaggtgtaccCCCTTCCATCGCTAACAACCCCAACGTCCCCCATGAAGTCATCAGCTCTCTACGGGTCGGACGCCTAGGGACTACTGTGTTCGTAGCCAAC CTGGACTTCAAGGTGGGCTGGAAGAAGCTGAAGGAGGTGTTTGGTATGGCAGGAACAGTGAAGAGGGCTGACGTGAAGGAGGATAAGGATGGGAAGAGCAGAGGGATGGGGACTGTTACCTTCGAACAGGCCCTGGAGGCTGTACAGGCTATCT CCATGTTCAACGGCCAAATGCTGTTTGACAGACAGATGCATGTTAAGATG gaTGACAAGTCTATGCCAGCTGATGATTTCCACCCGGTGGAGAAAGCTCCTCAGTTACCAC GGGGTCTGGGAGGGATTGGGATGGGCCTGGGACCAGGAGGACAACCTATCAATGCCAACCGGCtgagtggtggaggaggaatgggCAACATGGGCCCTGCAG GTATGGAGGGAGGACCTGGGTATGGAGGGATGAGCAGACTAGGAG GGTTTGGTGGCATGGACAGCATGGGGGGATTCGGAGCCAGAGACATGGGACGGATGGGAG ACATGTCCTACCGCTCAggggggatgggaggagggatggacagagacttTGGTCGCAGTGACATGTCCATGAGCAGAGGCTTCGGAGACTCCTTTGGAGGAATGG GAGGAGGTTATGGAGGAGACATGAGCAGTTTTGGCATGGGGCCCATTGGGGGAGGATTAG GTGGCTTGGGCAGCCGGTCCATGGAGCGGATGGGCTCTGGCTATGACCGTATGGGGGGGGGCATGGCCATGAGCCGAGGGTTCGGGGGCTACGGAGGAGGAGCCATGTCTGACAGAGCCAAGGGAGGATGTCAGATCTTTGTCAGAAAT ctgTCCTATGACCTGACCTGGCAGAAACTGAAGGAGAAGTTCAGTGTCTGTG GCCAGGTGATGTTTGCAGAGAttaagatggagggaggaaagtCTAAGGGCTGTGGTACGGTCAGGTTTGACTCCCCAGAGAGCGCTAACCAGGCATGCAGGATGATGAACGGAACCAAGATCAGCGGTCGCGAGGTTGACGTCCGCATCGACCGCAACGCCTAg